The sequence GGCATGGGGCACAACGAACTGCTGATCGAGGAGGCCCTGCGCACAGCGCCCGCCGAGGCCCGCGAGCGGGCGCTGACCAGCGTCAAGTTCGGTGCGCTGCGTACGGTCGAGGGCGGCTTCACCGGCTACGACGGCCGGCCGGAGGCCGTCAACAACTTCCTGGCGTACTCGCTCCAGCGGCTCGGCCGGGACCACATCGACATCTACCGGATCGCGCGCGTGGACCCGGACGTGCCGATCGAGGAGACCGTCGGGGCCATCGCCGAGGCGGTCCAGGCGGGGCACGTGCGCCACATCGGCCTCTCCGAGGTCGGCGCCGACACCCTGCGCCGTGCCGCCGCCGTGGCCCCCATCTCCGACCTCCAGATCGAGTACTCGCTGATCTCCCGCGGCATCGAGGCCGAGATCCTGCCGACCGCCCGCGAGCTCGGCATCGGGATCACGGCGTACGGGGTGCTGTCCCGCGGCCTGATCAGCGGCCACTTCACCCGCGACCGCGCTCTGGCCCCGGGCGACTTCCGCGGCATGAGCCCCCGCTTCCAGGGCGACAACCTCGATCGGAACCTCGATCTGGTGGAGGCGCTGCGCAAGGTGGCCGAGGGCAAGGGCGCGAGCGTCGCCCAGACCGCGATCGCCTGGGTGCTCGCACAGGGGCCGCGACACGGGGTCGACATCGTGCCGCTGGTGGGCGCCCGACGCCGGGACCGACTCGCCGAGGCACTGGGTGCCATGGACGTCACCCTCGACGCCGCCGACCTGGCCGCCGTGGAAGAGGCCGTCCCGGCCGGCGCGGCGGCCGGGGAGAGGTACCCGGCGGCGCAGATGGCCCACCTCGACAGTGAGCACTGAGCTGACGGTACGGTCGTACCCATGCCCCCCGCTGCTGCCGAGCCCCTGACTCCCGAGCGCATCCTCGTGACCACCGAGGAAGTGCTGCGCCGCTTCGGTCCCACGAAGGCGACCGTGGTGGACGTGGCCCGCGCCCTGGGTGTCAGCCACGGCAGTGTGTACCGGCACTTCCCGTCGAAGGCGGCGCTGCGCGAGGCCGTCACGGACCGCTGGCTCGCCCGGAGCGTGGTCATGCTGGAGGAGATCACCTCGGCTCCCACCGGGAGCGCCCCCTCCAAGCTGGAGGCGTGGCTGGAGGCCCTCTTCGAGGCCAAGCGCCACAAGGCGGGCGACGACCCGGAGCTCTTCGCCACCTACACCGTGCTGCTCGCCGAGAGCAGCGGCGTGGTCGACGCGCACCTCACCGAGCTGATCGACCAGCTGGGCCGGATCATCGCCGAGGGCGTCGCCGCGGGCTCGCTCGCCGCCGACGACGTGCCGGCTGCCGCGCGTGCGGTCTTCGACGCCACCGGCCGCTTCCACGACCCGCAGTACGCGGGCGACTGGCTCTCGCCGACGATCATCACCGAGTTCGAGGCGGTCACCGCTCTCGTGATCCGGGGTCTGCGCGCCTGACGCGGGGCGGCCACCATTCGGAATCGGCCGGTCCGGACAACTTGATGATCATTTTGGGTGCGTTCGGGTTGTTCGCGTCCAGTCAAGGTCTTTACGGTCCCCCTACCGCACGTCATCGGGCACGTCTCAGGGGGAACCTTGTCCACTCCAGCAACTCAAGACGCACGACCGGCACCTCCGAAGCGCTCGGGCGCCGCCACCGCCCTCGGCTGGATCCTGACCATCGGGCTCAACGTGGTCGCGCCGATCATCACGTACAACGTACTGACCGAGGACCACGGCTGGAGCGAGTTCTCCGCGCTGCTGGTCAGCAGCGCCTGGCCGGTGCTCGACAGCGTCATCAGCCTGGCCTGGCGGCGCAAGATCGA comes from Streptomyces virginiae and encodes:
- a CDS encoding aldo/keto reductase, producing the protein MTKNESTYVTADRRTLGSTGPTVFPLGLGCMGMSALYGEADRAESVATIHAYLDATPDGTHTLLDTGDFYGMGHNELLIEEALRTAPAEARERALTSVKFGALRTVEGGFTGYDGRPEAVNNFLAYSLQRLGRDHIDIYRIARVDPDVPIEETVGAIAEAVQAGHVRHIGLSEVGADTLRRAAAVAPISDLQIEYSLISRGIEAEILPTARELGIGITAYGVLSRGLISGHFTRDRALAPGDFRGMSPRFQGDNLDRNLDLVEALRKVAEGKGASVAQTAIAWVLAQGPRHGVDIVPLVGARRRDRLAEALGAMDVTLDAADLAAVEEAVPAGAAAGERYPAAQMAHLDSEH
- a CDS encoding TetR family transcriptional regulator, producing the protein MPPAAAEPLTPERILVTTEEVLRRFGPTKATVVDVARALGVSHGSVYRHFPSKAALREAVTDRWLARSVVMLEEITSAPTGSAPSKLEAWLEALFEAKRHKAGDDPELFATYTVLLAESSGVVDAHLTELIDQLGRIIAEGVAAGSLAADDVPAAARAVFDATGRFHDPQYAGDWLSPTIITEFEAVTALVIRGLRA